In Nicotiana tabacum cultivar K326 chromosome 19, ASM71507v2, whole genome shotgun sequence, one DNA window encodes the following:
- the LOC107765912 gene encoding WD-40 repeat-containing protein MSI2, which yields MTEAEMEAAGGTEEEVEEEFSVWKKNTPLLYDLVICHALEWPSLTVQWLPSAAVDSGSFLTHKLILGTHTSDDFPNYLMVANVHLPRNPASGLEHNLSNPQIPKVEIVQKIHVDGEVNRGRCMPQKPAVVAAKTSSAEVYVFDSGKQPLDHERGSCDPDVRLRGHDKEGYGLSWSPFKEGYLLSGSDDRKICLWDVSAMPQHKVLLAHHTYEEHADVVDDVSWHPKNENLYGSVGDDCRLIIWDLRTNKSQHSVVVHEKEVNYLSFNSYNEWVLATASSDSTVGLFDMRKLSTPLHVFGSHTDEVFQVEWDPNHETVLASSAGDRRLMVWDLNRIGDEQLEGEAEDGPSELLFSHGGHKAKISDFSWNKNEPWVITSVAEDNTIQVWQMAESIYHDDDDNGDC from the exons ATGacagaagcagaaatggaggCGGCGGGAGGAACGgaagaagaagtggaagaggaATTCTCCGTTTGGAAGAAGAACACGCCGTTACTTTACGACCTTGTCATCTGTCATGCCCTTGAATGGCCTTCTCTCACCGTTCAATGGCTTCCGTCAGCTGCCGTCGACAGCGGTTCCTTTTTAACGCACAAGCTCATTCTAGGGACCCACACTTCCGATGATTTCCCCAATTATCTCATGGTCGCTAACGTCCATCTTCCCCGTAATCCTGCTTCAGGACTCGAACACAATCTCAGTAACCCTCAAATCCCTAAG GTAGAGatagtacaaaagatacatgttGATGGAGAAGTGAATAGGGGTAGATGTATGCCACAAAAGCCAGCTGTAGTTGCGGCAAAGACCAGTAGCGCTGAAGTTTATGTCTTTGACAGTGGTAAACAGCCACTCGATCATGAAAGGGGATCTTGCGATCCTGATGTTAGACTTAGAGGGCATGATAAAGAAGGTTATGGCTTATCGTGGAGCCCATTTAAAGAGGGTTATCTTTTGAGTGGTTCGGATGATCGAAAGATTTGTTTGTGGGATGTTTCTGCAATGCCTCAACATAAAGTGCTTCTGGCCCATCATACATATGAG GAACATGCAGATGTAGTTGATGATGTGTCGTGGCATCCAAAGAATGAGAACCTATATGGTTCTGTTGGAGATGATTGTCGTCTGATCATTTGGgacttgaggacaaacaaatctCAACACTCTGTTGTAGTGCACGAGAAAGAG GTGAATTATTTATCCTTCAACTCGTATAATGAGTGGGTTCTTGCTACAGCATCATCAGATAGTACTGTCGGTCTGTTCGACATGCGAAAGCTGAGCACTCCATTGCACGTGTTTGGTAGTCACAC GGATGAGGTATTTCAGGTAGAATGGGATCCTAATCATGAGACCGTACTGgcatcttcagctggtgatagaAGGTTGATGGTCTGGGATCTTAACAG GATTGGTGACGAGCAATTGGAAGGGGAAGCTGAAGATGGGCCCTCTGAACTTCTCTTCTCTCATGGTGGTCACAAAGCAAAGATTTCTGACTTTTCATGGAACAAGAACGAGCCATGGGTCATTACAAGTGTTGCAGAAGACAATACTATCCAAGTGTGGCAGATGGCTGAGAGCATCTACCATGATGACGATGACAATGGCGACTGCTGA